ACCGGGTTGACGGGTCCCAGtgtaaagggataagtataaacacttaaaacccCCTCCACGTGAGTGGTAACACTCTCATCGgaagatggaatttgcaacacgacctcggaaccccagttgcagtcttttttaacggcctcgaggtgatcctccgtTATATAGCACGTATACATCGATACATGTTCACATCGAGCCGGAACGGAGGAAggattctccaccttaaaatcggtCTTCAAAGTGCACGGTccaggaacatagtcatgaactgacggctccaccggcgccttatcatcatacggccgtgaggaagaagctttctccttcttaggtacggttttggaagttttcgccattgatatgaAAGGGAAGAGTGCAAAGGAAGGTAAAGAAATAGACAACACCAAAATTCTGGTATGGCCGGCCCCGTAGCAGCGAAATAGAGAGGATAAATAAGaaagtttggaagaagagaaggcgcaaaagtggtaaaggttgtatggaaagactatttatagactaaggcatgacggttcggtatcagcggtggccgaccaccgtctgacacataTTAAATACTTCGGTAAAACCGAGCCGATgtgacagctatcacatacgtcaagatcgggttcgatagaaacgtcagcataaatttgatcgagccgcaAGGAAATCATATTgttcctcgccacatccttttcgaGAAACGATGGGACTATCTGtttacggtcaaaaccgattctcagtcataaagatcggccgagacaatgacgtttcgatcgaagggtatccacatgacaagctcggacgaattccgaagtagggacgtcgagcttcgagctataagaccaatcaacggcaaaactcgatatcattatcgggCCCGTGTCCGAATCGAACTACGGGGCAACACCGATCGACACAgcccccgaatatcgatgatccaaggcagaaccgagctcgaaccaagactgggggttcgatctaacatcgagctcgagccagtgccaagcttgcagacaagagccgttacaaccgcaccgagggagagaatcttggcgagaatcaaggaagagacaaaccatcatgggtcttccactatatgtattattttattatattgttatagataaagcagtgaccctctactataaaaagggggatagactgcaatagaggcaagtcctccaagatacattaagatttcattgtgcttgtttttctaattcatttcggtcttcccgtccatcattcccattttatagtagaaatacctgtattgtcattttgtatcaaaggaatttatatacccttagaaccatatataaatttaacgttatccaatttttcgggtaaacattatCAATTATTATTTCGGACCAAAAAAAATTATGTAAACACTTATTCGAGATCTCATTTATCATATACGGGTAACAGAAAAGAATCTATGTTAATACAGGTAATCATGTTATATAAGGGTAGGGTGGGTAGGAGGGTGGGTGTATGATTAAAGaaagaaagaggaaaaagaaaacaaaacagcaAAGCTAGAGTACATAAGTTCCTTTGGTATATTCCTTTTCCTTCTATGAaacttctttctttttcaatgtTCGAAAGTAAAGCGTACTATGCGTTTATGTCTAAACACTAGATACTTTACACGCTTAATTGTAAATATTACTACTAATTTATTTTGAGGATTTTTTGAATATTCTTGGAAATCTTTTGTCCAACAATTAAATATCTAATATCATGATGAGTTGTACCTAAATTATTTGTTCATACGAATAATTTATTCGATGTAATTGTCATCATGAAATCATGGCCCTCGTTTTTAATGATTATTTTGATAAGCAAGAAGACCAATTCCACTTATTATTTTTTTCTCACacacaaaagaagaagaagaaagtctTGAAATTAATTAAGGTGCGCGTAAACTGGTTCAGACATTATAATCTAACAAAATTAAGTTTCATTAGAATATAGTTTTTGCAACTCTAATGCAATAAAGTAAAATCCGAGTGACCATCCGTAAAATTGCCCCTACAAGGGGAAGGGCAAAGTTAGAGTGTCGGAAGCGGGTTTGGCTGAATCAGTAGCTCTGATTCGAATattatatttgtcttaaaaaaacCTAttgaatatttataaattactaaTTTAAAACTCAGTAACTTAAAATGATTAGATATCCGAACCCATAAACTTGAAATCCTGATTCGCCTGGTAATCTATCACAAAAGATATATTTCAGGACATTAGTGCAAAATCTTTTTAAATATCTAGACCGAAAGTTAGTTAATGACAGGCCGAAAGCTGCTATTTGTACTACATGAAAACGCAGAAATATTCAAAAGTTAGTTAAAGAAGAAAACTTTAGTCTTTTCCAATGTacacaaagaaaaaagaaactttAGGGCAAGAAGAaagatattttctttcttcttttgtttATTGGTTTTCTAATTCTTTCTTCTGTATGAGAATGTGACAAGCTGTTGAAGAGGCCAGTGGATGCCACGTTCACAATAGTCTAATTTGTTAATTGGCTGTCAATAGCTTTGGCTTTGGTTTTGCCAAACAAAAAAATTAATAGCAACTTTGGTCCCTCGATTATTGGTAAATTATGATATAATCCTTGTAATATCTGGCTAAGCACATTGAATCTTCAATTGATTGAAGTGTTACACTTTTAATCCTTATGCTTGCGAGTAATCACAAGATTAATGAATTATCAGCCGTTACACTATTTAATTGCCCGTGTGTAATATTAAGTTTGTACTGTTACTCAATATTTGAGGGTAATGTAGTTCTAAAAATAGTCTAAATATAACATATTTTCTACACAAATGGACCAAATATACACATTTTTGTTAATTGAAGGTTAAATATGCCAAGTCAGATCTCACAAGGACCAAAATCTAAATTTAGCAATAATGTAGGGACTAAAAATGCTATGTCCCAAAAAAGAGAAAATTTGTGAAAAAAGCTAAATTATTAAGGATAGAGAAGGGTGCAACATTTATTTTGGTGCGTAAGGAGCTCTCAACCAATAAACACCATAATTAGACATTAAAGGCAaacaagagaagaaaaaaaagacaTCATAGTTTGTTGTCCCTTTCAACTATGATTCCATTTCCTATGATTATTCAATAACTTTTCTTAAAACGAGAAAACTTCTCCTGTTTTGAAACTCTTTCTCTTTCCTAAAACATATATTCTTTGTTCTTGTGAGGAAAAGAAGAGGAAGAGTTTCATATTTGATTTGTGTTTTTTGATTGTTTTGAAGAAGTAGAAGAAAGATCAAGAATTGGTTCAAGATGTTACAGAGAGCAGCAACTAATGCTTATTCATGGTGGGCTGCTAGCCATATTAGGACTAAGCAATCTAAATGGCTTGAACAAAGCCTTCAAGGTATGTTTTTTTAACATCAAAAGTCAAATGGGGTTATGATTTCTAAAGGGCAGGCGGTGTACAAAGCATTCTGTATTTTTGCAAGTTACGGGAAAGGACCGCACCCCAAGGAGTGTGATGTAGGGTACCCTAATGCAAGTATAGTGACTTATTACACGACTCAAACCCGTGACCTAtgggtcacacggagacaactttactgtTGCTCTAAGACTCCCTTTCGGGATTATGatatctctttttctttttttgataacCGAGAAATCAGTTAATTACAACTTTGATACTTAGTGGATAATGGGTTCACCTCTCTACTTTACAGATGGGGTTTGGATTCTTGATGAAAATGTAGATTTTGGGTTGTTGAGGAGgaggaaaaaaaggaaagaataggGAAAGAATGATAATATATTCAAATGTGAATGAGATCTGTTGTTGTTACATGTTAGATGAACAAAAGGGTGTGGTATAATGCATGCATCTGTAATGGAAATTTTGatcctaaaattttgctggcaaATCTGCATTCTTTTTTGTCAAAAGCTTCAAGTTCTTTCATTTTCTTATTGTTTTACATTGTATTGCATTTCTCTCAATCTTTATTCAGTTTCAAAGTAATTACAAAATATTATCAAAGATTTTCTTGAAATATATGTACTGCACAATCTTATTCAGAACAAGATAGAAATACAGAGGATGTAATCAAGAATATGCCAAAAGGGAAGCCTTGGAGCAACGGGTCGAGTTGTTTCCGTGTGATCCATAGATCACGGGTTAGAGCGGTGAAATCAATCACTGATGCTTGCATCAGGGTAGACTGCCTACATCAAACCCCTTTGGGGTGCGGTccttgttgaggttttattttttaagatgaaatagtcttaaaatgagggtgaatgggaaatggagtgaaaatgaaatttttgagtaaaattttaagtttccctctcttgacaatgagacattgtcccatattggaagaagaagagatttttggtgggtatatatataattgctcttcttgtagctcttaaagagttaagaagaaagcaagcctcgcgccgtcgtcgtcgtcgctcggctctcCTTCcttctcagcatttccatacgattttctgagtttctactcctttgttctgcattgttttaacttcaaacaaagcaactgtaagtgtgatttgctaccgaactttgtgttcgctgaaacactggggtttgaagtaccgctacaccagtgtgtgattcgttctatcctgggaggaaataatccattaccttggatactaggaggggattaaattccttaaggaaacactgtaaattcagtgggctcgaattaattactgtttcattacgctaacttatattttgcagaattattatttacaaatacagcaatattgacgggaataacaGTCCTTCCCCGGACATTGCGTGAacgcgggatgctttgtgcaccggggTGCCCTTTTTAATCAAGAATATGCCACTTTCTTTCTATGCACTCTTCTAGTGTAATTCTCAAAGTTGTTTAGTGTGGAAATCAAAAATTCTAATTGTAATACTTATGGTATTGCAGATATGGAAGAGAAGGTGGAAGATGTGATTAAGCTCATTGAAGAAGATGGAGATTCATTTGCAAAAAGAGCAGAAATGTATTACAAGAAAAGGCCAGAGCTAATAAACTTTGTCGAAGAATCTTATCGTGCCTATCGAGCATTGGCTGAACGATATGACAAGTTGTCAAAAGAGTTGCAGAGTGCTAACAACACCATTGCTACTCTTTTTCCAGAACAAATTCAACTAGCaatggatgaagaagatgaatATGGTACCCCAAGAATGCCAAAGAATTTCCCTCAAACTCCAACAAGTGGTGCAAATATTCCAAAAGTTCCTCCAAAGGCACCTGTTAAAGATTTGAAAGGTCTGCTGAAAACAGGTACAAAGCAATTTCAAGGCAAGAAACCATCTAATAAAGCAAAAGATTCAAATAAAGATGCTCCAAAATCTGGTTTGACAAAAGATGAAGCGCTTGAAGAGATCGATAAGCTTCAGAGAGATATACTGTCTTTGCAAACTATGAAAGAGTTTGTTAAAAGCTCTTACCAAAGTGGGATTGCTAAGACTATGGAAATCGAAAACCAGATTGTGGAAAAGCATCACAAGATTTGCAGTTTGGAGGATGAATTTGGTGAGGCTCGGGTTATTGAGGATGATGAGGCTCGGACTTTAATGGCTGAAGCTGCACTGAAATCTTGTCAAGAAACATTGGCTCAGCTCCAGGAGAAACAAGAACAATCGACCAAAGAAGCAAGAGAGGAGTTCAAGAAGATTGAAGAAGCTCGTAAGAAACTGAAATCTTTCAGGCAAAAGTATTTGGGTGATCCAGTCGATGAAGCAAAACCTGATGAAAACGATGAATCAGCTGCTTTAGCTGCAGATGAATCACAAAGCTCAAGCCAAGAAGCAGTTGGCGAGCAAATAGAGTCATTGCATGGCAAGATCAACGAGCAATTTGACGCGAGCTCTATGTCATCTCTAACAGTGACACAATTGGCAGAGAAAATTGATGAGCTTGTGAATAAGGTGGTCAGCCTAGAAACAGCAGTTTCAGCTCAAACTGTTCTAATTGAAAGATTAAGAACAGAAGCTGGTGGACTCCACACACAAGTGCAGATTTTGGAAGATGATAAGGCAGCAGCTTTAACAGAGGATACACACAATCTGAATGTTAGAGTAACTGCAATAGAGGAAAAGTTGAAGGGAATTCAGGATCTAAACAAAGATGTCGAAAATCAAAACAATAGCCTTCAGACTCACTTTGCTGAAGCACGTTCTAGTCTTGGCCACTTATCTTTTAAATTGACTAGTGTGAAACCAGATGAAGAGGTTGATGAGAGCGACTCATCTCAAGATGAAGAGGAGGCTGTTGCTGATATCAGGTCACAAAAAGAGccagaaaagaaaaaagatcaTGTTAGTGCAAGTGAAGTTGAGAAAGAACAAGGTCCTAGTACAGTAGTTAGCGATAAAGAAGTACAGGAAGATACTAAAACCACTACTAAACATGACAAACTTCTGGAGCCAACGCCAGCAGAAAAAGGTAAAGAGGAAGTCTCAGCTCAGTCTGGAAGTCGGGTTAATGATGAGACTAAACCACATGAAGACGAGGAGAAAGACGATGATCTTACATGGCAGCAAATGCTGTTGAGTGGTTTGGAGGATAAAGAGAAGATCCTCTTAACAGAATATACAACAATTCTCAGGAATTATAAGGAATTAAAGAGGAAGCTGATTGACATGGAGAAGAAAGAAAGGGACACTGAATTTGAAGTCACATTGCAAATAAGAGAGCTTAAAACTGCTATTGCAAAGAAGGATGAAGAGATAGAAAGTCTGCGTCTGAAGTTGAGCCTTGTGCAAGGAAATGCTTCTGAAAGTCCAAAGACGAAGGAAGAAAGACAGCAAGATTCCAATCCTTCTGATGATCGAAGCTTGAAACCTGAGGACTC
This sequence is a window from Nicotiana tomentosiformis chromosome 5, ASM39032v3, whole genome shotgun sequence. Protein-coding genes within it:
- the LOC104085676 gene encoding kinase-interacting protein 1-like, with product MLQRAATNAYSWWAASHIRTKQSKWLEQSLQDMEEKVEDVIKLIEEDGDSFAKRAEMYYKKRPELINFVEESYRAYRALAERYDKLSKELQSANNTIATLFPEQIQLAMDEEDEYGTPRMPKNFPQTPTSGANIPKVPPKAPVKDLKGLLKTGTKQFQGKKPSNKAKDSNKDAPKSGLTKDEALEEIDKLQRDILSLQTMKEFVKSSYQSGIAKTMEIENQIVEKHHKICSLEDEFGEARVIEDDEARTLMAEAALKSCQETLAQLQEKQEQSTKEAREEFKKIEEARKKLKSFRQKYLGDPVDEAKPDENDESAALAADESQSSSQEAVGEQIESLHGKINEQFDASSMSSLTVTQLAEKIDELVNKVVSLETAVSAQTVLIERLRTEAGGLHTQVQILEDDKAAALTEDTHNLNVRVTAIEEKLKGIQDLNKDVENQNNSLQTHFAEARSSLGHLSFKLTSVKPDEEVDESDSSQDEEEAVADIRSQKEPEKKKDHVSASEVEKEQGPSTVVSDKEVQEDTKTTTKHDKLLEPTPAEKGKEEVSAQSGSRVNDETKPHEDEEKDDDLTWQQMLLSGLEDKEKILLTEYTTILRNYKELKRKLIDMEKKERDTEFEVTLQIRELKTAIAKKDEEIESLRLKLSLVQGNASESPKTKEERQQDSNPSDDRSLKPEDSREDKDEHDVKIILIDQRSSLSPVEEKLRMGIDALLDENLDFWLRFSSAFHQIQKFKTTVQDLQGEISTLRDKEAKEGSSKTDMKSEIRPIYKHLREIQNELTVWLEQSLSLKDELKRRFSSLCSIQEEITKALKEGVEEEEIRFSSHQAAKFQGEVLNMKQENNKVREELEAGVEHVTTLQVDVEKTLRKLDQEFDVGGSQPQLTNSASRSRIPLRAFIFGTKAKKSKRSFFHHNRKYQVLKGGVPL